Proteins from a genomic interval of Stenotrophomonas maltophilia R551-3:
- a CDS encoding ChaN family lipoprotein — protein MWRSSRHWLPLCLLALASMASAQPMPGTVLDLASGHTLDEAAFVKRAANAPRLLLGERHDLAGDHAAQRWLLHALQQQRPQGALVLEMIASERQPRLQRVQRWLAKGNPADGARLQELLGWDSRWPWTAYGGLVQDATAAGIPLFGGNLARVEVNARLASADAVRFPVAAARQRLSDVVLAQHADAAPMLEGMLAVQQARDTRMAQVLTAAPAPALLVAGRWHVLRGTGVPGYLSPDTPVLVIALASPGETVGAADADLLWVLDDE, from the coding sequence ATGTGGCGTTCTAGCCGCCACTGGCTGCCGCTGTGCCTGCTCGCGCTCGCGTCGATGGCCAGCGCGCAGCCTATGCCCGGCACGGTGCTGGACCTCGCCAGCGGCCATACCCTGGACGAAGCTGCGTTCGTGAAGCGCGCAGCGAACGCCCCGCGACTGCTGCTGGGCGAACGCCACGACCTGGCCGGTGACCACGCTGCCCAGCGCTGGCTGCTGCACGCGCTGCAGCAGCAGCGTCCACAAGGCGCGCTGGTGCTGGAGATGATTGCCAGCGAACGCCAGCCGCGCCTGCAGCGGGTGCAGCGCTGGCTGGCCAAGGGCAACCCTGCCGACGGTGCGCGCCTGCAGGAGTTGCTGGGCTGGGATTCACGATGGCCGTGGACCGCCTACGGCGGGCTGGTACAGGACGCCACCGCTGCCGGCATCCCCTTGTTCGGCGGCAATCTCGCGCGCGTCGAGGTCAACGCCCGCCTGGCGTCCGCTGATGCAGTGCGGTTCCCGGTGGCCGCCGCCCGCCAACGCCTGTCGGATGTGGTACTGGCCCAGCACGCAGACGCGGCACCGATGCTGGAAGGGATGCTGGCCGTGCAACAGGCCCGCGACACGCGCATGGCACAGGTGCTGACCGCAGCACCCGCACCCGCGTTGCTGGTAGCCGGTCGCTGGCATGTGCTGCGCGGCACCGGGGTGCCGGGCTACCTGTCACCGGATACGCCTGTGCTGGTGATCGCATTGGCTTCGCCGGGTGAAACCGTCGGTGCTGCTGATGCCGATCTGCTGTGGGTGCTGGACGATGAGTGA
- a CDS encoding TonB-dependent receptor translates to MLCHRPLVLALSLACASAIPLLPASAQAQAASRHYDLPAQPLAAALDAYSRLSGVDLVIGAALPAGHAAPALRGDFDDAQALSRLLAGSGLRPRFIDARRATLEPAPAEPGDGSRRTGPLRVQGDTAHGHAPGTGASQYVPATRDGFAPTVGSERVAMAERQEGNSLLRSMPGTHSFHSRSQPGLQVNIRGMTGAGRVNTMIDGVTQTFRNNAGHGSGGPFAYVDPFLLAGVDVQRGAVAGGDGAGTLAGSANFRTLDIDDLLGEGRDWGLRAGYRHGNNGYGSGRTFAGAWRHSEEGGDRQFGLLAAASSSRSSEYATARGQKNSADPGSQQPSSWLLKARLQPSDQHRLDLSHMRYENDFYHNYPWQISARNQRASYHYTPYSPWIDLRATFASNKTRLFYPPVEDSSYIGRRTHSSLSSWTVDNTSRFDIGALQARWNTGIKHQSDIYVADTPILRGANPQGRSQLDSVFSTLELQYDIYALTAGLRQDRFGIRGHIPACSDVPGQCAEINGGDIDVRRTERALSPSLAVSLQATDWLQLFAEVSRTSRPPRVQEMFFEKIPLEDASVADGIGANPFLRRERSRNLQFGANLSTNSLLVDGDLAQLRVTRFDNRIRDYIKPQYLLIVHPPEVEPFVVPIDSDPQLNAWTDVLDADDFSATTRWMNHPGVVRMRGIELEAHYASEHYHATLSWTRSRTSAPAIEFVNLEDITALPDRYWTLDVGGRWWQQRVQAGLRAEYSGPTEEGYDFFQTRKTGGTGVLLDFYASFKPQANTTLWLNIENLQNKAYDNNASIDSIFSPILDRGNGRGRTVSMGVNVAF, encoded by the coding sequence ATGCTGTGCCACCGCCCCCTTGTCCTCGCCCTGTCGCTGGCCTGTGCCAGCGCGATTCCACTGCTGCCTGCCAGCGCCCAGGCGCAGGCTGCCAGCCGCCACTACGATCTGCCCGCACAGCCGCTGGCGGCCGCGCTGGATGCCTACAGCCGCCTGAGCGGCGTCGATCTGGTGATCGGCGCGGCGCTGCCCGCCGGCCACGCTGCCCCTGCCCTGCGTGGTGATTTCGACGACGCCCAGGCGTTGTCCCGTCTGCTTGCAGGCAGCGGCCTGCGCCCGCGCTTCATTGATGCACGCCGCGCCACCCTGGAACCGGCGCCCGCCGAACCGGGTGATGGCAGCCGTCGCACCGGGCCGCTGCGGGTGCAGGGCGATACCGCGCACGGCCATGCACCGGGCACCGGCGCCAGCCAGTACGTACCGGCCACCCGTGATGGCTTCGCGCCCACGGTCGGCAGCGAGCGCGTGGCGATGGCCGAACGCCAGGAAGGCAACAGCCTGCTGCGTTCGATGCCCGGCACCCACAGCTTCCATTCGCGCAGCCAACCTGGCCTGCAGGTCAACATCCGCGGCATGACCGGTGCCGGCCGGGTCAACACCATGATCGACGGTGTCACCCAGACCTTCCGCAACAATGCCGGGCATGGCTCGGGCGGTCCGTTCGCCTATGTCGATCCCTTCCTGCTGGCCGGTGTGGACGTGCAGCGCGGCGCGGTCGCCGGCGGAGATGGCGCCGGTACGCTGGCCGGCAGTGCCAATTTCCGCACGCTGGATATCGACGATCTGCTCGGTGAGGGGCGCGACTGGGGCCTGCGTGCGGGCTACCGCCACGGCAACAACGGCTACGGCAGTGGCCGTACCTTCGCCGGTGCCTGGCGCCACAGCGAAGAGGGTGGGGACCGCCAGTTCGGCCTGCTGGCCGCCGCCAGCAGCAGCCGCAGCAGCGAATACGCCACCGCACGCGGGCAGAAGAACAGTGCCGACCCGGGCAGCCAGCAGCCCAGCAGCTGGCTGTTGAAAGCGCGCCTGCAGCCGAGTGACCAGCATCGGCTGGACCTGAGCCACATGCGTTACGAAAACGACTTCTACCACAACTACCCGTGGCAGATTTCCGCGCGCAACCAGCGCGCCAGTTACCACTACACGCCCTATTCGCCGTGGATCGACCTGCGTGCGACCTTCGCCAGCAACAAGACCCGGCTGTTCTACCCGCCGGTGGAGGACTCCAGCTACATCGGCCGCCGCACCCACAGCAGCCTGAGCAGCTGGACCGTGGACAACACCAGCCGCTTCGACATCGGTGCACTACAGGCGCGCTGGAACACCGGCATCAAGCACCAATCGGACATCTATGTGGCCGATACGCCCATCCTGCGCGGTGCCAACCCGCAGGGTCGCAGCCAGCTGGACAGTGTGTTCAGCACGCTGGAGCTGCAGTACGACATCTATGCCCTGACCGCAGGACTGCGCCAGGACCGCTTCGGCATCCGTGGTCACATCCCGGCGTGCTCGGATGTGCCCGGCCAGTGCGCGGAGATCAATGGCGGCGACATCGACGTGCGTCGCACAGAGCGCGCACTCAGCCCGAGCCTGGCGGTTTCACTGCAGGCCACCGACTGGCTGCAGCTGTTCGCCGAGGTCTCGCGCACGTCGCGGCCGCCGCGCGTGCAGGAAATGTTCTTCGAGAAGATCCCGCTGGAGGACGCCAGCGTCGCCGACGGCATCGGCGCCAATCCGTTCCTGCGCCGCGAGCGCTCGCGCAACCTGCAGTTCGGCGCCAACCTCAGCACCAACTCGCTGCTGGTCGACGGTGACCTGGCACAACTGCGGGTCACCCGCTTCGACAACCGCATCCGCGACTACATCAAGCCGCAGTACCTGCTGATCGTGCATCCGCCGGAAGTGGAACCGTTCGTGGTGCCGATCGACAGCGATCCGCAGCTCAATGCCTGGACCGATGTGCTGGACGCCGACGACTTCAGCGCCACCACGCGCTGGATGAACCACCCCGGCGTGGTGCGCATGCGCGGCATCGAACTGGAAGCCCATTACGCCAGCGAGCACTACCACGCCACGCTGAGCTGGACCCGCTCGCGCACCAGCGCGCCGGCCATCGAGTTCGTCAACCTGGAAGACATCACTGCCCTGCCCGACCGCTACTGGACGCTGGACGTGGGCGGCCGCTGGTGGCAGCAGCGTGTGCAGGCCGGCCTGCGCGCCGAGTACTCCGGCCCGACCGAGGAAGGCTACGACTTCTTCCAGACCCGCAAGACCGGCGGCACCGGCGTGCTGCTGGACTTCTACGCCAGCTTCAAGCCGCAGGCCAATACAACCCTGTGGCTGAACATCGAAAACCTGCAGAACAAGGCCTATGACAACAATGCCTCGATCGACAGCATCTTCAGTCCGATCCTGGACCGCGGCAACGGCCGTGGCCGCACCGTCTCGATGGGCGTCAATGTGGCGTTCTAG
- a CDS encoding error-prone DNA polymerase: MYNELPGYAELHCLSAFSFQRGASIAEELFARAAGQGYRALAITDECSLAGIVRAWQAAKTHGVALIVGAEFQVEDGPKLALLCTDQAAYAGLCQLITTCRRRAAKGEYRCLREDLLGLPDGLLCLWLDRQPAAIDLELLRAGFDDRLWLAVELHHEHDDARRLQQLQAFGERHRLPLVASGDVHMHVRRRRALQDTLTAIRHRCSVAEAGWRLFPNGERHLRPRTALAQLYPSELLAETLRIAERCHFTLEQLQYTYPRELVPEGHDPDSWLRVLVERGIPWRWKGGIEPAQRKQIEHELALIREKNYASYFLTVQDIVRFARSQDILCQGRGSAANSAVCFVLGVTEIDPARSNLLFERFISAERDEPPDIDIDFEHERREEVLQYVFKRYGRERAALTAVAISYRGRSAIRDVARALGLPMDQVNELGAAMDHWGGHVPLPETLRERGFDPETPLMRRLLALTAELIDFPRHLSQHPGGFVISEHPLSTLVPVENAAMADRTVIQWDKDDLDATGLMKVDCLALGMLTAIRKCLAMLQQHGLHSGRMDAIEDDDKPTYDMICAADTIGVFQIESRAQMAMLPRLQPREFYDLVIEVAIVRPGPIQGDMVHPYLERRRLLREQGPDALNDPDNPLYPPQLKRVFARTLGVPLFQEQVMQLAVDAAGYTPGEADALRRSMAAWKRRGGLEPHREKLLAGMLKNNFSREYGEHLFEQIKGFGDYGFPESHAASFALLTYASCWLKCHYPAAFTASLINSQPLGFYSPDQLLQDARRHGIRVLPVDVRHSDWDCTLDFSKGPAAIRLGLRLVDGCNEPAVRAIMRERARRPFDDVGDLCQRTALDRRQQGLLADAGALRGLSGHRHRARWDISGVENRLPLFDQARATAEARVPLPLPSAWEDMQADYRSTGTTLGRHPISFLRAQLRSRGCLDAAQLAGHGHGRRVRIAGLVRMRQRPQTASGVTFLTLEDETGMVNAVVWRHLADRQHRVLVDTQLMQIDGRLERVDGVQHVIVQHMHCLDELLQGLRSHSRDFH; encoded by the coding sequence CGCCGAAGAACTGTTCGCGCGCGCCGCTGGCCAGGGCTACCGCGCGTTGGCGATCACCGACGAATGCTCGCTGGCCGGCATCGTGCGCGCCTGGCAGGCGGCGAAGACGCATGGCGTGGCGCTGATCGTCGGCGCCGAATTCCAGGTCGAGGACGGGCCGAAGCTGGCCCTGCTGTGCACCGACCAGGCCGCCTACGCCGGCTTGTGCCAGTTGATCACCACCTGCCGGCGGCGCGCGGCCAAGGGCGAATACCGCTGCCTGCGCGAGGACCTGCTCGGCCTGCCCGACGGCCTGCTGTGCCTGTGGCTGGACCGGCAACCGGCCGCCATCGATCTGGAACTGTTGCGCGCCGGCTTCGATGATCGGCTGTGGTTGGCGGTGGAACTGCACCACGAACACGACGACGCACGCCGCCTGCAACAGCTGCAGGCCTTCGGCGAACGCCACCGCCTGCCGCTGGTGGCCAGTGGTGATGTGCACATGCACGTGCGCCGCCGCCGCGCCCTGCAGGACACACTGACCGCCATCCGCCACCGCTGCAGCGTGGCCGAGGCCGGCTGGCGCCTGTTTCCCAACGGCGAGCGCCACCTGCGCCCGCGTACCGCACTGGCCCAGCTGTATCCGTCCGAACTGCTGGCCGAGACCCTGCGCATCGCCGAGCGCTGCCACTTCACCCTGGAGCAGCTGCAGTACACCTATCCGCGCGAGCTGGTGCCCGAGGGCCACGACCCGGACAGCTGGCTGCGCGTACTGGTCGAGCGCGGCATCCCGTGGCGCTGGAAAGGCGGCATCGAACCGGCACAACGCAAACAGATCGAGCACGAACTGGCATTGATCCGGGAAAAAAACTACGCCTCCTACTTCCTCACTGTGCAGGACATCGTGCGCTTCGCGCGCAGCCAGGACATCCTCTGCCAGGGCCGCGGCTCGGCGGCCAACTCTGCGGTGTGCTTCGTGCTGGGCGTGACCGAGATCGACCCGGCGCGCAGCAACCTGCTGTTCGAGCGCTTCATCTCCGCTGAGCGCGATGAACCACCGGATATCGACATCGACTTCGAGCACGAGCGCCGCGAGGAAGTACTGCAGTACGTGTTCAAGCGCTATGGCCGCGAACGCGCTGCGTTGACTGCGGTGGCCATCAGCTACCGTGGCCGCAGCGCGATCCGCGACGTGGCCCGTGCGCTTGGCCTGCCGATGGACCAGGTCAACGAACTGGGCGCGGCGATGGACCACTGGGGCGGCCATGTGCCGCTGCCGGAGACCCTGCGCGAGCGCGGCTTCGATCCGGAAACACCGCTGATGCGGCGGTTGCTGGCGCTGACCGCCGAGCTGATCGACTTCCCGCGCCACCTGTCGCAGCACCCGGGCGGCTTCGTGATTTCCGAGCATCCGCTGTCGACCCTGGTGCCGGTGGAGAACGCGGCGATGGCCGACCGCACCGTCATCCAGTGGGACAAGGACGATCTGGATGCCACTGGCCTGATGAAGGTCGACTGCCTGGCGCTGGGCATGCTCACCGCCATCCGCAAATGCCTGGCGATGCTGCAGCAGCATGGCCTGCACAGCGGGCGCATGGATGCGATCGAGGATGACGACAAGCCCACCTACGACATGATCTGCGCCGCCGACACCATCGGCGTGTTCCAGATCGAGTCGCGCGCGCAGATGGCGATGCTGCCACGCCTGCAGCCACGCGAGTTCTATGACCTGGTGATCGAGGTGGCGATCGTGCGCCCCGGCCCGATCCAGGGTGACATGGTCCATCCTTACCTTGAGCGGCGGCGGCTCCTGCGCGAACAGGGACCGGACGCGTTGAACGACCCGGACAACCCGCTCTACCCGCCGCAGCTGAAGCGCGTGTTCGCGCGCACCCTCGGCGTGCCGCTGTTCCAGGAACAGGTGATGCAGCTGGCGGTGGATGCGGCCGGCTATACCCCGGGCGAGGCCGATGCCCTGCGCCGCTCGATGGCCGCATGGAAACGCCGTGGCGGGCTTGAACCGCATCGCGAGAAGCTGCTGGCCGGTATGCTGAAGAACAACTTCAGCCGCGAATACGGCGAGCACCTGTTCGAGCAGATCAAGGGATTCGGCGATTACGGTTTCCCGGAAAGCCACGCCGCCAGTTTCGCCCTGCTGACCTATGCCAGCTGCTGGCTGAAGTGCCATTATCCGGCCGCGTTCACCGCCAGCCTGATCAACAGCCAGCCACTGGGTTTCTACAGCCCCGACCAGCTGCTGCAGGACGCGCGCCGGCATGGTATCCGCGTGCTGCCGGTGGACGTGCGCCACAGCGACTGGGACTGCACCCTGGATTTCAGCAAGGGGCCGGCCGCGATCCGGCTCGGCCTGCGCCTGGTCGATGGCTGCAACGAGCCCGCCGTGCGGGCCATCATGCGCGAACGTGCGCGGCGCCCGTTCGACGATGTGGGCGACCTGTGCCAGCGCACCGCACTGGACCGCCGCCAGCAGGGCCTGCTGGCCGATGCCGGTGCGCTGCGTGGGCTCAGCGGCCATCGCCATCGTGCACGCTGGGATATCTCCGGTGTGGAAAACCGGCTGCCGCTGTTCGACCAGGCCCGCGCCACCGCCGAAGCCCGCGTGCCGCTGCCCCTGCCCAGCGCCTGGGAAGACATGCAGGCCGATTACCGCAGCACCGGCACCACGCTTGGCCGCCATCCGATCTCGTTCCTGCGCGCACAGCTACGCAGCCGCGGCTGCCTGGATGCCGCACAGCTGGCTGGCCACGGCCATGGCCGGCGCGTGCGTATCGCCGGCCTGGTGCGCATGCGCCAGCGCCCGCAGACCGCCAGTGGCGTCACCTTCCTCACCCTTGAAGACGAGACCGGCATGGTCAATGCCGTGGTCTGGCGGCACCTGGCCGATCGCCAGCACCGGGTGCTGGTCGATACCCAGCTGATGCAGATCGATGGCCGCCTGGAACGCGTTGATGGCGTGCAACACGTCATCGTGCAGCACATGCACTGCCTGGATGAACTGCTGCAGGGACTGCGCAGCCACAGCCGCGATTTCCACTGA
- the ptsJ gene encoding transcriptional regulator PtsJ: MKITGHSAESIFDSIRDGIGKGRLPAGSVLPPVRELAEQLGVNRNTVAAAYKRLDAAGLASTAGRRGTVVRGLPPTLAREGSTPGLALQDLAGGNPDPRLLPNLRLAPAAPRLYGVGTVDPRLQALARASLDADCPEGYALELTHGAVDGIERLLAAWLLPGDRIAVEDPCFLGSLNVLNAVGHAPLPVAVDAHGMQVDSLRAALEAGARAVLLTPRAHNPTGASLDAKRARALRQLLAAYPQVAVLIDDHYALLSQQAYHSVLPLDGRRWALLRSLSKPLGPDLRLAWLACDEETASRLRLRLASGTGWVSHLLQDAATSVLASATQRAKIASAGERYQQRLQSLQELLRARGVPTPQPMEGLNLWLPLPTDSHPQVLALASRGWHVRAGEVFAVAAPGHGLRITCAALGSAQLRQLADDLAAVCGL; encoded by the coding sequence ATGAAAATCACCGGGCATAGCGCCGAGTCGATCTTCGACAGCATCCGAGATGGCATCGGCAAGGGCCGCCTGCCGGCTGGTAGTGTGCTGCCGCCGGTGCGTGAGCTGGCCGAGCAGCTGGGGGTGAACCGCAACACCGTGGCTGCTGCTTACAAGCGCCTGGACGCGGCGGGCCTGGCCAGTACCGCTGGCCGTCGCGGCACGGTGGTACGTGGGCTGCCGCCGACGCTGGCGCGGGAGGGCAGTACGCCGGGGCTGGCGCTGCAGGACCTGGCCGGTGGCAATCCGGATCCGCGCCTGCTGCCGAACCTGCGCCTGGCGCCGGCGGCGCCGCGTTTGTACGGCGTGGGCACGGTCGACCCGAGATTGCAGGCGCTGGCACGGGCCTCGCTGGATGCGGACTGCCCCGAGGGCTATGCGCTGGAGCTGACCCATGGCGCGGTCGATGGCATCGAACGCCTGCTGGCGGCGTGGCTGTTGCCGGGTGATCGCATCGCGGTGGAGGATCCGTGTTTCCTCGGCAGCCTCAACGTGCTCAACGCCGTGGGTCACGCGCCGTTGCCGGTGGCGGTGGATGCGCATGGCATGCAGGTCGATTCGCTGCGTGCGGCATTGGAGGCCGGCGCACGGGCGGTGCTGCTGACGCCGCGCGCGCACAACCCGACCGGGGCCAGCCTGGATGCGAAACGGGCACGGGCGTTGCGGCAGTTGCTGGCGGCCTACCCGCAGGTGGCGGTGCTGATCGATGATCACTATGCGCTGCTCTCGCAGCAGGCCTATCACTCGGTACTGCCGCTGGATGGCCGGCGCTGGGCGCTGCTGCGTTCGTTGTCCAAGCCGCTGGGTCCGGACCTGCGGCTGGCCTGGCTGGCCTGCGATGAGGAGACCGCATCGCGGTTGCGGCTGCGATTGGCGTCCGGCACCGGCTGGGTCAGCCACCTGCTGCAGGATGCAGCGACTTCGGTGTTGGCGTCGGCAACGCAGCGGGCGAAGATCGCCTCGGCAGGTGAGCGCTACCAGCAGCGGTTGCAGTCGCTGCAGGAACTGCTGCGTGCGCGTGGCGTACCGACACCGCAGCCGATGGAAGGATTGAACCTGTGGCTGCCGTTGCCAACCGACAGCCATCCGCAGGTGCTGGCACTGGCTTCGCGCGGATGGCATGTGCGCGCAGGCGAAGTGTTCGCGGTGGCAGCGCCGGGACATGGCCTGCGCATTACGTGTGCGGCGCTGGGATCGGCGCAGCTGCGGCAGCTGGCCGATGATCTGGCGGCGGTGTGCGGTCTGTAG
- a CDS encoding RNA polymerase sigma factor gives MSTPVEPTDVAHLCAAHYRPLHAHVRRKLPQHSDADDVVQETWLRVVKVAASGLLNNGRAYLYRVAHNLIADHYRQRQRRREEALDDAQLHAIADPAPLPEQRLLDAEQLRHLDAIIAALPPRSRQVFLLARVEQMALAEIGRQLGISRQTAHGHLLRALVALQQVPGA, from the coding sequence GTGTCCACGCCTGTCGAACCGACGGATGTCGCGCATCTGTGCGCGGCCCATTACCGGCCGCTGCACGCCCATGTCCGCCGCAAACTCCCGCAACACAGCGACGCCGATGACGTCGTCCAGGAAACCTGGCTGCGTGTCGTCAAGGTCGCCGCCAGCGGCCTGCTGAACAATGGCCGCGCCTATCTGTACCGCGTTGCCCACAACCTGATCGCCGACCACTACCGGCAACGCCAGCGCCGTCGCGAAGAGGCGTTGGATGACGCGCAGCTGCACGCCATCGCCGATCCTGCACCGCTGCCGGAGCAACGCCTGCTCGACGCCGAACAGCTGCGCCATCTCGATGCAATCATCGCCGCGCTGCCGCCGCGATCACGCCAGGTGTTCCTGCTGGCCCGGGTGGAGCAGATGGCACTGGCCGAGATCGGCCGCCAGCTCGGCATCAGCCGGCAGACCGCGCATGGCCATCTGCTGCGTGCACTGGTCGCCCTGCAGCAGGTACCGGGCGCATGA
- a CDS encoding glutamine amidotransferase: MKHAVVLQHVAFEDLGTLQPLLLAQGWQLQVLQAGIDALDPVDSAELLVVLGGPISVNDADTYPFLAESITLLQRRLQQQRPTLGICLGAQLMARALGASVAPSGGKEIGFAPLLLTDEGQRSPLQALQGIPVLHWHGETFELPAGARRLASTPACRHQAFAIGNHALALQCHPELDARQFERWLIGHTLELAQAGIDPNDLRAQARRYGAPLAAAATAMFDHWLQDLPEMPR; this comes from the coding sequence ATGAAGCACGCAGTCGTTCTGCAACACGTCGCCTTCGAAGACCTCGGCACCCTGCAGCCTCTGCTGTTGGCACAAGGCTGGCAGCTGCAGGTGCTGCAGGCCGGTATCGATGCGCTCGATCCGGTCGACTCTGCCGAGCTGCTGGTAGTGCTTGGTGGGCCGATCAGTGTCAACGATGCGGATACCTATCCGTTCCTGGCCGAGAGCATCACCTTGCTGCAGCGTCGCCTGCAGCAGCAGCGGCCGACCCTGGGCATCTGCCTCGGCGCACAGTTGATGGCCCGCGCGCTCGGTGCCAGCGTCGCTCCCAGCGGTGGCAAGGAGATTGGTTTTGCACCACTGCTGCTGACCGATGAAGGCCAGCGCTCACCACTGCAGGCACTGCAGGGCATTCCGGTACTGCATTGGCATGGCGAGACGTTCGAACTACCAGCGGGTGCACGCCGCTTGGCCAGCACGCCGGCCTGCCGCCACCAGGCCTTCGCCATCGGCAACCACGCGCTGGCCCTGCAATGCCATCCGGAACTGGACGCGCGCCAGTTCGAGCGCTGGCTGATCGGCCACACCCTGGAGCTGGCCCAGGCCGGCATCGATCCGAATGATCTGCGCGCGCAGGCACGCCGCTACGGCGCACCACTGGCCGCTGCCGCCACCGCGATGTTCGACCATTGGCTGCAGGACCTACCGGAGATGCCGCGATGA
- a CDS encoding YggS family pyridoxal phosphate-dependent enzyme codes for MPLAAADWPVAQSIEQIAANLVTVRQRIADACARVGRDPASVRLLPVSKTVDDARIRMAVAAGCQELGENKVQEAQRKAETMADLGVHWSVIGHLQTNKARYVARFASEFQALDSLRVAEALQQRLQLEDRTLDVFVQVNTSAEPSKYGLEPDAVEAFVQQLPAFDRLRVRGLMTLAMFTPDVERVRACFVRLRELRDKLQRTAPPGLDLSQLSMGMSGDFEVAIEEGATVVRVGQAIFGARATPDSLYWPNSGALA; via the coding sequence ATGCCCCTTGCCGCTGCCGACTGGCCCGTCGCCCAGTCCATTGAACAGATCGCCGCCAACCTGGTCACGGTGCGCCAACGCATCGCCGATGCCTGCGCCCGCGTCGGCCGGGACCCGGCCAGCGTGCGCCTGCTGCCGGTCAGCAAGACCGTCGATGACGCCCGTATCCGCATGGCGGTGGCCGCCGGCTGCCAGGAACTGGGCGAGAACAAGGTGCAGGAAGCACAGCGCAAGGCCGAAACGATGGCCGACCTGGGCGTGCACTGGTCGGTGATCGGCCATCTGCAGACCAACAAGGCGCGCTACGTGGCGCGCTTTGCCAGCGAGTTCCAGGCGCTGGACAGCCTGCGCGTGGCCGAGGCCCTGCAGCAGCGCCTGCAGCTGGAAGACCGCACGCTGGATGTGTTCGTGCAGGTCAACACCTCGGCCGAGCCAAGCAAGTACGGACTGGAACCCGACGCGGTCGAGGCCTTCGTGCAGCAGCTGCCGGCCTTCGATCGCCTGCGCGTGCGCGGCCTGATGACCCTGGCCATGTTCACCCCCGACGTCGAGCGCGTGCGCGCCTGCTTCGTGCGCCTGCGCGAACTGCGCGACAAGCTGCAACGCACCGCCCCGCCTGGTCTCGACCTGTCGCAGCTGTCGATGGGCATGTCCGGCGATTTCGAAGTCGCCATCGAGGAAGGAGCCACCGTGGTTCGTGTCGGCCAAGCCATCTTCGGCGCCCGCGCCACCCCGGACAGCCTCTACTGGCCGAACAGCGGAGCCCTGGCATGA
- a CDS encoding FecR family protein, with amino-acid sequence MSQDAIAREAARWWLDGHDGGRDENAFDQWYQADPRHATQYQHLQHLWQAGATLPSLQRQQQRRQRRRLREAGIAVLLLCALGLYSRHVSPPVAQVLRTAAGEIREETLRDGSHMLLSPGSEVHVRVDAQRRQLQLQRGQAWFKVAADADRPFQVHTPQGTVTALGTAFDLAVQGDSSVVTVTEHSVRVESGASSVQASEGQQLRFNGNTPAIATEADSSVLAWRERRLHWVSAPLAEVTRGLDRWHGGHTWVVGERLRQQPVTLLGSADGAASNRDQLATQLHVRVLRLGAGMQLWLPPRGEQHDAP; translated from the coding sequence ATGAGCCAGGACGCGATCGCGCGCGAAGCCGCACGCTGGTGGCTGGATGGGCACGACGGTGGCCGCGACGAGAACGCGTTCGACCAGTGGTACCAGGCCGACCCCCGCCATGCTACGCAGTACCAGCATCTGCAACACCTGTGGCAGGCCGGTGCGACGCTGCCCAGCCTGCAGAGGCAACAGCAGCGCAGGCAACGCCGTCGCCTGCGCGAAGCCGGCATTGCGGTTCTGTTGCTGTGCGCGCTGGGTCTCTACAGCCGCCATGTGTCGCCGCCCGTAGCGCAGGTCCTGCGTACGGCCGCTGGCGAGATCCGCGAGGAGACCCTTCGGGATGGCTCGCATATGCTGTTGTCGCCGGGCAGCGAAGTGCATGTGCGCGTCGACGCACAGCGCCGCCAGCTGCAGCTGCAGCGAGGGCAAGCCTGGTTCAAGGTCGCCGCCGATGCCGACCGGCCATTCCAGGTACACACCCCACAGGGCACCGTCACCGCACTGGGAACCGCATTTGATCTGGCCGTGCAGGGCGACAGCAGCGTGGTCACGGTCACCGAACACAGCGTCCGCGTGGAAAGCGGCGCCAGCAGCGTGCAGGCCAGCGAGGGCCAGCAGCTTCGCTTCAATGGAAACACGCCGGCGATCGCGACAGAGGCAGACAGCAGTGTCCTGGCCTGGCGCGAACGGCGCCTGCACTGGGTGTCGGCCCCCCTGGCTGAAGTCACCAGGGGCCTGGACCGTTGGCATGGCGGGCACACGTGGGTCGTCGGCGAGCGCCTGCGCCAGCAGCCGGTCACCCTGCTCGGCAGTGCCGACGGTGCGGCCAGCAACCGCGACCAGCTGGCCACGCAGCTGCATGTGCGCGTGCTGCGTCTCGGCGCGGGCATGCAGCTGTGGTTGCCGCCACGCGGGGAACAGCACGATGCACCCTGA